The window CTTTCTCGAAAGTATCATCGTGGCTGATGACAAACAGCTGGTTAAAGCTCCTAATGCGAGCGATCGCCTCAGCCAAGCTCTCTCTCCGAGGCCGATCCATATTGGTGGTGGGCTCATCGAAAAAGGCAATGTCGATATCAGCCAGCACCTTCAGCAGCGCCAGCCGGACAGCCAAGGCCGCACACATTTGCTCGCCCCCAGAGAGATTCACAAAGCGCCGTGTATCAGGACCTTCCTGCACCTGAATTTCGTAGTTCCGCGTCCAAGTCAACGCGACGTTAGGGCGATTGAGGAGTTCTCGAAACAACCGGTCAGCTTCCCGCGAAATTTGCTGCACATAGCGCTCTGTGATGCGCGGACCGGCTTCTTTATAAGCTTTACGGGCAAAGTTAATGAAGCGTTTGACGCGATCGCGCTTTTTGCGCTGCTCAATCGCCAGATCGCGCTGTTGAGCGAGATCCTTGAGGTCGTCAATCTGTCGTTGCAATTCATTCAGCAACTGCTGCTGCTGGGGCAAGCTACCAGCGAGGCGATCGCGCTGGGATCGAATGTCTTGATATGTGGCATCTATCTGCTGTGCCCGTTGCGGATCGAAATTGGCCTGGGCAGCGTGCAAATCCGTCTGGATCCGAGTCTGTTCTTGCTGGAGCTGGGCGAGGCTCTGCTGGGCTCCATCCAGGTCTTGAGACAGTTGGGTAGCATCCTGCATCGCGCGTTCATACTGCAGATATTGCAAGTAGTCAGCTTGGTGGGTTTGTTTGAGCTGGTTCTGGGTGGCGATCGCTGTGTCTAAGGAATTAAACGCCTGCAGCTGCGCCACCAATTCATCAATCTGCTTTTGGATGCCCCCTTGAGCTGCCTGCATTTCATCATGGCGCTTTTGCACAGTGGGCTGCTGCTGGCACGATCGCGCGAGCACAGCACAACGCCCCCGGGGATCTTGCAGGGTCGTCAGGGCAGCTTGAATATCCACCAAGCGAGTTTGTAAAGTTTCGGTTTGGGTGAGCTTTTCGTGCAATGTTTGCATACGGGTCGTCAAGGTCGCCTGCTGCGTCTGCAACTGAGCAAGCTGCTGCCGGCGCTCTGGCAAGGTAGCAACAGTGGCTTGGTGTTGCGCTAACTGAGCCAGGTCTTGATGCAGGGTTTCTAGGTGCGATCGCAGCACCTCAGCATCGGTTTGGGTAGACAGGTCGTCAAGAATCTGCTGCACCTGGGACAAAATACCTTGATTCACCTCTACACCTGCTTCCAGTGCGGCTTGCAGAGAAGCAATGGACTCCGTGGACAAAAGAGGAATGCTCTGTTGGAGGGCAGCTAGGGTCTGAAGGGCTTCACCTGCCTGACTCTGGTAGCGATCGCAGGTCTCCTGTCCCTGGCTCACCAACTGCTGTAGCTCCGCCTCAAATTGACGTGCAGCTTCAACCCGACTGAGTTGCTGCTGCAGGCGATCGCGCTGCTGCTCTAGCGCGGGGATTTCGGCCACGGTGGTCGTCAGGGCTTGCAGGCGATCAATGGTTTGGGTGGTGTGCTCAACTTGCGTTGCCAGGTGAGTCGCTTGATTCTCGGTCGCCTGCAGCTCTCCTTTTACCTGGGCCAACACAGTTTGCTGCTGCTGCAGTTCCTGAAGCTGAGTTTCTAATTGGGTTTGTTCTTGCACTTTGAGCTGCAGTTGGGCCATTTCCTCAGCAGCAGTTCGAAATCCTTCAAGCTGTACCCTAAGCCGAGTTAAATCCGTTGCCCGCGTCTCCAGGGTTTTCTGCAGCTGCTGTTGGCGTTTTTGCAAGGAGTATTGTTGAGATTGCTGCTGGCTCAGCACCTGCAATTGGGCCTCGGCGGCCTGGTAAGCGACATAAGCAGGTCGAGTGTTAGCACAAATGTTGACAGCCTGATTGGCCTGCTCAAGGGATTGCTGTAAAAGCGCGATCGCCTGGTGTTTCCCCTCAATTTGAGACTGCTGCTGCTGCTGCTGAGTTTGTAGCTGTTGCACCTGCGCCGCCTGGGCTTTCAGGGCATCTCGTTCCTGCTGCAGGGTTTCTAACTGGGTTGTGAGGGTAGCGAGCTGGGTCTCATTCTCGGCCAGGCTAGTGGCAAGGGTTTGATGCCGCTCTTGTAGGTCATCCCAAGCGGCGAGACGGTCTTCGTAGGTGGCGATGTCGCGATCAACGGCCTCAACTTGAGCCTCTGCATAGCGGCGTAGGCTATTCAAATCTTTGTGGACAGTTTTGTACTCATCGACTTTGAGAATTTTGTCAAAGACGGATTTGCGATTTTCTACAGATTGCAAGAAGTCAGCGGTGAAGGTGCCCTGGGGCACACCAACCGTGCGAGCGAAGAGTTCCCCCAAGTCAGTGCCAGGCGCAACGCCCAAATGCTCGCGCAACCAGGGGAGCACCTCATCTTTGATGCGAGTGTAAGGCAGGCGAGCATTGAGTTGAGGGTCAAAGAGGATATAGCCCTTATGGGTGTGGCGCTGCGCAGCGTAAGTGCGCCCATCGTGATTCGAGATAAATTCAACTGTGACGGTCGCGCTGCCGCTGCCATTGCGAATGAGGTCGTCTTTCGCGTAGTCGCCCTGGTAATTGAAGAGCACCCACGCAATGGCTTCTAAGATGCTGGTTTTACCCGCTCCATTTTCGCCACAAATGGCGTTGGTGCCCGGGGAAAAGGTGAAGTGTTTATCGCAGTGGGTTTTAAAGTTTTTGAGGGTTACGGAGAGAATCTGCATAGGGATATGGTCAAAACCCCGTAGGGACTATCGATCAGGAACTATCGTTAATTGATGGGTCTTGCGATCGCTATAATCACCTTTACCCTACTACCCATTTCCCGCTCTCCCCATCTCTTTCCTCCCTATCTCCCATTCATTGGCATCGCCGCAAAATGCACCTGCACGAGCTTGTGACGAAACCGATAACCGCCCCCCACTCGCTGCAACAACAGTCGCTCAACACAGTAGTTGAGGAAGCGGGCATAGTTCCAGGGAATGGCATTGTTAGCGTAGAGGATAACCCGCAGCATAAAGTGTTGGGCGCAGACTAAGCCGCTGGTGTAAATGCTCACGAGAATCGCGATCGCGAAAAAATTGTTCGTGGGGGCAACCTCATCCAAGCCAACAGACAGTGAAAAGATAACTACCCCCGATATCAGAAGCAGCGCAATCGTCAACAGTATGACGGTTCTTTTTAGCGCTGAACGGATCCCTTGATTAGATCGAACACGCAGCAAGATATCTGTTTTGAACCCTTCAAACAGCCCAACAAATGGCCCAATGAGCAGCCCCAATAATAGCCCAACAAATGGCCCCACAACGAGCCCAATGACTGGCATGATCAGTACCCCCTCTCGCAGCCCAATAATCAGCCCAATCACTAGCCCGGCAATGGGCCAGATAAACAGCCCCCTCCGCAAAACATCCCCTAACGTTTTGCAAAAGGCTTGTGGCGAGAAGCGCGCAAACGATAACTCAAAGTTCTCACTCATGTCGATATCATTGAGCGCGCCAATGAACCCTAAAACCAGCCCCATCATCAGGCCAAACAGCCCAATGACCACCCCCAAGCCCAGGCCTACAATCAGCCCCATCATAAGCCCATAAAGCGATTCCTGGCCAGAGGTTGTCAGCATCTTTGGCTGCAGGGTCTCAATCAAAAATTCATCGTGCGATCGCGTCTGCAGTTGCTTCGCCAGCCACCCTAACCAATACCGAGTTTGTCGTGCCGTAGGCTGCTGCCCTGGGGGATATTCCTGACTATTCACCGCTTCATGCAGTCGCTGCTCCACATAGGTATCGAGCAGGTAATCGAGCTTCTCTTGATCCGTCTGCTTTTGTTGCCACTGCATGGGGGCGATCGTCGCCTGCACCAAAATTAACAGGGTCAATAGCAGGGGTGTACTTGCCAAATCCAGTACCCCTGCATCTCTCTGCCACGTCTCCCACAGATCTCCCACCTGCAGGGAGTTCAGGGCAGTCTGAATCTGTTTATCTGTCAACGGTTCCAGACGGACAATTCCGCTCAACGCCAACGCTTCCGGGCAGCGCTCGTACACTTCAAGGTGGCTGCACACCACCAGGCGGCTTGGCCCTTCCCCTGACTGCATCCAGGCGTTGATAGCTTGCATTACGGGTTTCTGCCGCGCTAGCGGCAAGACATCCAGATCATCCAACAGGGGCAGTAGCTTTTTTTCTGCCAGCCAGGATTGGCCCAGCCTTGGTAAGACCCCATACTTCAGATTCAGTTCACTCACCAGCCAGTCCGTGATGCTTTGGCTAGACTGCTGCCAGGATGACAGGTTAAATATCACGGGAATTGGGTGATCTGGCTGATCGTTAGCCCGCTGAATCAGAACCGCCGCTAAATCCAGCAGGGTTGTGGTTTTACCAGCGCCCAAAGCACCCACAACCAGCAGTTGGCCTTCCACGTCTTGTCGATCAAACACTTCTGCAATGTGGGTGTTGGCGGGGAGGGGCCGAAAAGCTGGATCCGCAACGCGGAGTTGACTACCCCAGGGGCGACTCACCTGGCCGTGCGAACCGGTCCTATCTAGACGACTCAAAATGACTGTGTGCAACGATTGCCGTAGGCGTTCCTCGACCTCTGCCCATACTGCATTTATCAGGATCGCTTCGTTGGCAGCTTCACGAGTTGCAGGGGGTTTGATCATGGGCAAACCATAACTCAAGTATCCGCGCAGCAAAGCCTCAAGGCTGTGCTCTACTCCCCCCAGACCGCCCCCAGTTGAACTCTCTGCCCATGCCAACAACGCTGTCACCCGATCGCGTGAGGGTGCCGGTGCCGGTGGCAGCCAACCCTCATCAGGCTTGAGCGCAGCGATCGCCTGATCTAGCTGACGCTTCGGCAACGACGCCAGCCGATTAAACAACTCCAGGCGTTTTTGAGAGGCGGCTGAATCAGACACAGGCAGGCAGGGATAAATAAAAACCCCAACGAAGCTGCTCCTACCTTTTACTGTATGCGCTATCGCACTACAGGCCTATTTCTATAAGCATTTCCCTCGTTTCCACATAGCGTGAATACGCCAACAGGTTCCCCTTAGTCCACCCAGGTCTGGGAACTTAGCTGTGTGCTGCTGGTAATTTCAGTAATGCCTTGATAAAGCTGAGTACGGGTCCACGCTACCCGTCGATCCCGCGCTTCGCCCGGGGCATCGTATCGAACTTCCACCGAGGCTTCGATCTCCACATTTTTGACATCAACGTCTGGGTCGATCACATTTTGGAGATTGGCGATCGCCACCAACTCAGGGATTAAGCGCGCTGATCCGGCATCTGCATCCAGCAAACGGGCTCCCCGACTGCTGTAGACGAGATGGCGATCTCCGTCATACAGCGCAAAGACTTGGTAAACCACGTTGGCATAGGTCGTCTCTGGCTTATCGGCGACGTTCAGTTGCAGCACCAAATCTGTAACCGTCCCGTCTTTGGCCAAGCGCCCCAGGCGTAACTCTGCATCCCAAGCCCCCTGTCGTTCGGCCAACTGCAGAGAGTCATGGGCAGCAGAGAATGGCATGCCAACCAGCCCCCCTAACACCAGCGATGATGTCAGCAGCGCCAGGGTACCCACTTGCTTAAACCCTGACCCAGATCTGTCGCGTGTCTGAAACCACATCTTTCTTCTCCGCGTGTCTACACCTTTATCAGGCTAGCCCCCCCGCCGTAAATGAAGATGCACAACCATGACCGCATCACTGCTGCTATGGAGTCTCGTCTCCCCAAAGCTGGGCCAGTCGTTGATCACGTCCACATCCAAAGCGATATACCTGATAACGAACAGGGTGGGTTTGGTAATAATTCTGATGATAGTCTTCTGCAGGGTAGAACGTAGAGGCAGGCTGAATCGTGGTGGCGATCGCCTGGCTCAACTGATCCGACTCTTCGAGCGCCTGTTTCGACGCCGTTGCAGCCTGCTGTTGGGCCGCATCTTGGTAAAAAACCACCGAACGATACTGACTGCCCTTATCACAGAACTGCCCTCTGCCATCTACGGGGTCAATATTGTGCCAAAACACCGCCAGCAGGGTTTCATAGCTCACCTGGTTGGGGTCGTAAGTGATTTGCACAGCCTCTACATGCCCCGTACCGCCAGAAGAAACCTGGGAATAGCTCGGATTTTCAACCGTTCCACCGGTGTAGCCCGAGGTTGTATCAATCACCCCTGGTAACTCATCAAAGGGTTTCTCCATGCACCAAAAACAGCCGCCCGCAAAGGTCGCCTTAGCGAGGGGCATCTCTGTATTGGCATAGGCTGGGGCAGCAATGCCCACAAACAAGCTGACAATACACAGCACTACAATCATCCAGCGTCGGCTCATGGTTTCCATCAAAGAATGCTTGGTCATTTAAACCATGACATATTTCTTAAAGTTCTTACGCTTGATACCGCTTATCAGTGACCTGATCGCAGTAGACATTTGCGTTAGGACAGTCAGAACACGAAACGGCCCTCTAATCCAGCCTTTCATGCCGCCTTTTGCCTGTTGCCCTCTGTCTTTTACCTTCTGTCTTCTGCCTCAGGACATGCCATGATGGGGCTTGCAAGTTGGCAGGGTCTGGAGTCAGGAACGCTGCATGACAACACCAGTGCGAGTGATTGTAATCGGGGGAGGGGCGGCAGGCTTTTTTGGGGCGATCGCCTGCGCTCAAGCCGCCCCTACAGCCCAGGTAACCTTGCTAGAAGCTGGCGCTGCACCGCTGGCCAAAGTTCGCATCTCGGGGGGAGGGCGCTGCAATGTCACCCACCATTGTTTTGATCCGGCCCTGTTAGTGCAGCATTACCCTCGGGGGGGTAAAGCCTTGCGGGGCGCTTTCACCCGATTTCAACCCA is drawn from Leptolyngbya sp. SIO1E4 and contains these coding sequences:
- a CDS encoding SMC family ATPase, with protein sequence MQILSVTLKNFKTHCDKHFTFSPGTNAICGENGAGKTSILEAIAWVLFNYQGDYAKDDLIRNGSGSATVTVEFISNHDGRTYAAQRHTHKGYILFDPQLNARLPYTRIKDEVLPWLREHLGVAPGTDLGELFARTVGVPQGTFTADFLQSVENRKSVFDKILKVDEYKTVHKDLNSLRRYAEAQVEAVDRDIATYEDRLAAWDDLQERHQTLATSLAENETQLATLTTQLETLQQERDALKAQAAQVQQLQTQQQQQQSQIEGKHQAIALLQQSLEQANQAVNICANTRPAYVAYQAAEAQLQVLSQQQSQQYSLQKRQQQLQKTLETRATDLTRLRVQLEGFRTAAEEMAQLQLKVQEQTQLETQLQELQQQQTVLAQVKGELQATENQATHLATQVEHTTQTIDRLQALTTTVAEIPALEQQRDRLQQQLSRVEAARQFEAELQQLVSQGQETCDRYQSQAGEALQTLAALQQSIPLLSTESIASLQAALEAGVEVNQGILSQVQQILDDLSTQTDAEVLRSHLETLHQDLAQLAQHQATVATLPERRQQLAQLQTQQATLTTRMQTLHEKLTQTETLQTRLVDIQAALTTLQDPRGRCAVLARSCQQQPTVQKRHDEMQAAQGGIQKQIDELVAQLQAFNSLDTAIATQNQLKQTHQADYLQYLQYERAMQDATQLSQDLDGAQQSLAQLQQEQTRIQTDLHAAQANFDPQRAQQIDATYQDIRSQRDRLAGSLPQQQQLLNELQRQIDDLKDLAQQRDLAIEQRKKRDRVKRFINFARKAYKEAGPRITERYVQQISREADRLFRELLNRPNVALTWTRNYEIQVQEGPDTRRFVNLSGGEQMCAALAVRLALLKVLADIDIAFFDEPTTNMDRPRRESLAEAIARIRSFNQLFVISHDDTFEKVTENVIFVERDD
- the msrA gene encoding peptide-methionine (S)-S-oxide reductase MsrA: MSRRWMIVVLCIVSLFVGIAAPAYANTEMPLAKATFAGGCFWCMEKPFDELPGVIDTTSGYTGGTVENPSYSQVSSGGTGHVEAVQITYDPNQVSYETLLAVFWHNIDPVDGRGQFCDKGSQYRSVVFYQDAAQQQAATASKQALEESDQLSQAIATTIQPASTFYPAEDYHQNYYQTHPVRYQVYRFGCGRDQRLAQLWGDETP